A window from Parafrankia irregularis encodes these proteins:
- a CDS encoding SDR family oxidoreductase: MSFTIDMSGKVVLVTGGSRGVGDGIVETFLRAGAELEICGRRAPGSLREVDGRRPHFSPVDVRDAAAVQAWVAEIAERRGRLDIAVNNAGGSPYAPLATSSAQLYGKIAQLNFMAAVHVAHAVHPLLAYAGEGVLLNITSISARRPSPGTAVYGAAKAALESLTGSLAVEWAPRIRVNAVRCGIVATPGSMDHYGDAEQVAKVAATIPRGVFATPAEVGAACLLLASPLASHVTGAVLNVDGGGEWPAFLQHTPNG; the protein is encoded by the coding sequence GTGTCCTTCACCATCGACATGTCCGGGAAGGTCGTCCTGGTCACCGGCGGCAGTCGCGGAGTCGGCGACGGGATCGTCGAGACGTTCCTGCGAGCCGGTGCGGAGCTGGAGATCTGCGGTCGCCGGGCCCCCGGCTCGCTGCGTGAGGTCGACGGGCGCCGGCCGCACTTCAGCCCGGTCGACGTCCGGGACGCCGCGGCGGTCCAGGCCTGGGTGGCCGAAATCGCCGAGCGCCGCGGGCGCCTCGACATCGCGGTCAACAACGCGGGGGGCTCCCCGTACGCGCCGCTGGCGACATCGTCGGCACAGCTGTACGGCAAGATCGCGCAGTTGAACTTCATGGCGGCGGTGCATGTCGCGCATGCGGTGCATCCGCTGCTGGCCTACGCGGGGGAGGGAGTGCTGCTCAACATCACCTCGATCTCGGCGCGCCGGCCGAGCCCGGGCACCGCCGTCTACGGCGCGGCGAAGGCGGCACTGGAGAGCCTGACCGGCAGCCTGGCGGTCGAGTGGGCGCCGCGGATCCGGGTGAACGCGGTGCGCTGCGGCATCGTCGCGACGCCGGGCTCGATGGACCACTACGGTGACGCCGAGCAGGTCGCCAAGGTCGCGGCCACGATTCCGCGCGGGGTCTTCGCGACCCCCGCCGAGGTCGGCGCGGCCTGCCTGCTGCTCGCCTCGCCGCTGGCGAGCCATGTCACCGGCGCCGTCCTCAACGTCGACGGCGGCGGCGAATGGCCGGCGTTCCTGCAGCACACCCCGAACGGCTGA
- a CDS encoding NAD(P)H-dependent flavin oxidoreductase has translation MTVQRLRTALTDLTGVRHPVVQTGMGWVAGPRLVSAVARAGALGILASATMTLDELDQAIRKVRERTDAPFGVNLRADAGDATERVDLLIRHGVRVASFALAPRPELITRLRENGVVVMPSVGAARHAKKVAAWGADLVMVQGGEGGGHTGPVPTTLLLPTVLDAVDIPVVAAGGYFDGRGLAAALSYGACGIGMGTRFLLTSDSAVPEPIKRHYLTYGLDGTVVTTRADGMPHRLLRTDFIRSIEDTGAPRRLWATLRRTRQFRRLSGQSWGGLVRDGWRMKRAGDRSWAQLVLAANTPMLLRAGLVEGDLGAGMLASGQVVGLIDDLPSCQELIDLVVGQAVERLSANATTLVSEH, from the coding sequence ATGACCGTCCAGCGCCTGCGCACCGCCCTGACGGACCTCACCGGCGTACGGCATCCCGTCGTGCAGACCGGCATGGGCTGGGTCGCCGGGCCACGTCTGGTCAGCGCGGTCGCCCGCGCCGGCGCGCTCGGCATCCTCGCTTCGGCGACGATGACCCTGGACGAGCTCGACCAGGCCATCCGCAAGGTCCGGGAACGCACCGACGCGCCGTTCGGCGTCAACCTCCGGGCCGATGCCGGTGACGCCACCGAACGTGTCGACCTCCTCATCCGTCACGGAGTGCGGGTCGCGTCCTTCGCGCTGGCGCCCAGGCCGGAGCTCATCACCCGGCTCAGGGAGAACGGCGTCGTGGTCATGCCGTCGGTGGGCGCCGCGCGGCACGCGAAGAAGGTGGCCGCGTGGGGCGCCGATCTGGTGATGGTCCAGGGCGGCGAGGGCGGCGGGCACACCGGGCCGGTCCCGACCACGCTGCTCCTGCCGACCGTGCTGGACGCGGTCGACATCCCCGTCGTCGCGGCCGGCGGCTACTTCGACGGCCGCGGTCTGGCCGCCGCGCTCTCCTACGGCGCCTGCGGCATCGGGATGGGCACCCGCTTCCTACTCACCAGCGACAGCGCCGTACCCGAACCGATCAAACGCCACTACCTCACCTACGGCCTCGACGGAACCGTCGTCACCACCCGCGCCGACGGTATGCCGCACCGGCTGCTGCGCACGGACTTCATCCGGTCCATCGAGGACACCGGGGCGCCACGGCGGCTCTGGGCGACGCTGCGCCGCACCCGGCAGTTCCGACGCCTGAGCGGGCAGTCCTGGGGTGGGCTGGTCCGCGACGGCTGGCGGATGAAGCGTGCCGGCGATCGTTCATGGGCGCAGCTGGTCCTCGCGGCCAACACGCCGATGCTGCTGCGCGCCGGTCTCGTCGAGGGCGACCTCGGCGCTGGCATGCTGGCCTCCGGTCAGGTCGTGGGCCTGATCGACGATCTGCCCAGCTGCCAGGAGCTGATCGACCTGGTGGTCGGTCAGGCCGTCGAACGCCTCTCGGCCAACGCCACCACGCTGGTCTCGGAGCACTGA
- a CDS encoding enoyl-CoA hydratase family protein has product MGITTNLLDGTIAVVTMNFPPVNALPVQGWYDVAEAVRAAAETHHARVVVLRAEGRGFNAGVDIKQMQRTAGFDALIGANRGCHAAFKAVYECPVPVIAAVHGFCLGGGVGLVGNSDTVVASDDAYFGVPEVDRGALGAATHLARLVPQHLMRTLYFTSRTIRAADLVQHGSVLEVVPRGKLDDAALTVAREIAAKDPRVIRAAKEALNGIDPVDVNRSYRFEQGFTFELNLAGVADEHRDEFVDNARKPRA; this is encoded by the coding sequence ATGGGCATCACGACCAACCTGCTGGACGGCACGATCGCCGTCGTCACCATGAACTTCCCGCCCGTCAACGCTCTGCCGGTCCAGGGCTGGTACGACGTCGCCGAGGCCGTCCGGGCCGCCGCCGAGACACACCACGCCCGCGTCGTCGTGCTGCGCGCGGAGGGCCGCGGTTTCAACGCGGGTGTCGACATCAAGCAGATGCAGCGGACCGCCGGCTTCGACGCCCTCATCGGCGCCAACCGCGGCTGCCACGCGGCCTTCAAGGCCGTCTACGAATGCCCCGTCCCGGTGATCGCGGCCGTCCACGGGTTCTGCCTCGGCGGCGGCGTCGGGCTGGTCGGCAACAGCGACACCGTCGTCGCCAGCGACGACGCCTACTTCGGCGTGCCCGAGGTCGACCGCGGCGCTCTCGGCGCGGCCACCCATCTCGCCCGGCTGGTGCCCCAGCATCTGATGCGCACCCTGTACTTCACCAGCCGCACCATCAGGGCCGCCGACCTGGTCCAGCACGGCTCGGTGCTGGAGGTGGTCCCCCGCGGGAAGCTCGACGACGCCGCACTCACCGTCGCCCGCGAGATCGCCGCCAAGGACCCCCGGGTGATCCGGGCCGCCAAGGAGGCCCTCAACGGCATCGACCCGGTCGACGTCAACCGCAGCTACCGCTTCGAGCAGGGCTTCACCTTCGAGCTGAACCTCGCCGGCGTCGCCGACGAGCACCGCGACGAGTTCGTCGACAACGCCCGGAAGCCGCGCGCATGA
- a CDS encoding SDR family oxidoreductase translates to MSGILRGRVAIVTGAGRGLGREHALELARQGAAVVVNDLGTSGSGEGASAGPAEEVANAIRLAGGIAVANGADVADFAAAQTLVQQAIDTFGSLDILVNNAGFVRDRMLVNTTEAEWEAVLRVHLTGHFAPLRQAAAYWRAQAKAGRLRAARVINTSSGAGLQGSVGQGTYSTAKAGIAALTLVAAEELRPYGVTVNAIAPSARTRMTEGPFAQRMAPPAEGFDAMHPGNVSPVVAWLASVDAADVTGRLIEIEGGRICVEEGWRHGPAKDLGARWDAAAVGGTLRSLLAQATRPEPVYGARG, encoded by the coding sequence GTGAGCGGCATTCTCCGTGGCCGGGTCGCGATCGTGACGGGCGCCGGGCGGGGGCTCGGTCGCGAGCACGCGCTGGAGCTGGCCCGTCAGGGCGCGGCGGTCGTGGTGAACGACCTCGGCACCTCTGGCTCGGGTGAGGGAGCGTCGGCGGGCCCGGCCGAGGAGGTGGCGAACGCGATCAGGCTCGCCGGGGGTATCGCGGTCGCCAACGGTGCCGACGTGGCCGACTTCGCGGCGGCGCAGACCCTGGTGCAGCAGGCGATCGACACCTTCGGGAGCCTGGACATCCTGGTCAACAACGCCGGCTTCGTGCGGGACCGGATGCTGGTGAACACCACCGAGGCGGAGTGGGAGGCGGTGCTGCGGGTCCACCTCACCGGGCATTTCGCGCCGTTGCGCCAGGCTGCGGCGTACTGGCGGGCCCAGGCCAAGGCGGGGCGGCTGCGGGCGGCCAGGGTGATCAACACCTCGTCCGGCGCGGGCCTGCAGGGCAGTGTCGGTCAGGGCACCTACTCCACGGCCAAGGCCGGGATCGCCGCGCTCACCCTGGTCGCCGCCGAGGAACTGCGTCCGTACGGAGTGACGGTGAACGCCATCGCGCCGTCGGCGCGCACGCGGATGACCGAGGGGCCGTTCGCGCAGCGGATGGCCCCGCCCGCCGAAGGCTTCGACGCCATGCACCCGGGCAACGTCTCCCCGGTGGTGGCCTGGCTCGCCAGCGTCGACGCCGCGGATGTCACCGGGCGGCTGATCGAGATCGAGGGCGGCCGGATCTGCGTCGAGGAGGGCTGGCGGCACGGGCCGGCGAAGGACCTGGGCGCGCGGTGGGACGCGGCCGCGGTCGGGGGCACGCTGCGCAGCCTGCTGGCGCAGGCCACGCGCCCCGAGCCGGTCTACGGGGCCCGCGGATGA
- a CDS encoding enoyl-CoA hydratase-related protein, with translation MSVVTSRHGRVLIIRIDREHKRNALNAEVTAGIDQAMNELEDDPDLWVGILTGGPRMFSAGADLATGPGEPTERGGLVGIIHRRRVKPMIAAVEGLALGGGVELVLCCDMVVAARTAQFGLPEVKRGLMPDFGGAFRVTRVLPRNIANEMLATGDNLTAERAERLGFVNHLTEPGAALDGALALAERIVANAPLAVRAALGTAHREVAPDETASWEYSDATHAELLKTADLTEGLAAFFERRPPTWKGE, from the coding sequence GTGAGTGTCGTGACCAGCAGGCACGGCCGGGTTCTGATCATCCGGATCGACCGGGAGCACAAGCGCAACGCGCTCAACGCCGAGGTCACCGCCGGTATCGACCAGGCCATGAACGAGCTGGAGGACGACCCCGACCTGTGGGTCGGCATTCTCACCGGCGGCCCCCGGATGTTCTCCGCGGGTGCGGATCTCGCCACCGGCCCGGGTGAGCCCACCGAACGCGGCGGCCTCGTCGGGATCATCCACCGCCGGCGGGTCAAGCCGATGATCGCCGCGGTCGAGGGGCTGGCGCTGGGCGGCGGGGTCGAGCTCGTGCTGTGCTGCGACATGGTCGTCGCCGCCCGCACCGCCCAGTTCGGGCTCCCCGAGGTCAAGCGCGGGCTGATGCCCGACTTCGGCGGCGCCTTCCGCGTCACCCGGGTTCTGCCCCGCAACATCGCCAACGAGATGCTCGCCACCGGCGACAACCTCACCGCCGAACGCGCCGAACGGCTCGGTTTCGTCAACCACCTCACCGAGCCCGGCGCCGCCCTGGACGGCGCGCTCGCCCTCGCCGAGCGGATCGTCGCGAACGCGCCGCTGGCCGTCCGCGCCGCACTCGGCACCGCCCACCGGGAGGTCGCGCCCGACGAGACCGCAAGCTGGGAGTACAGCGACGCCACCCACGCGGAGCTACTGAAGACGGCCGACCTCACCGAGGGCCTGGCGGCCTTCTTCGAACGCCGCCCACCCACCTGGAAAGGCGAGTAA
- a CDS encoding CoA-transferase subunit beta, with protein sequence MTTTSRTDATRAEICAVACADAWRGAGEVLAHAVGTIPAVGVRLARLTHSPDLVLSDGEAFLMSDPPPLGRTAASGGTIEGWVPFRRIFDILSSGRRHSMMGASQVDQYGNQNISAIGDWRRPERALIGVRGAPGNTVNHRTDYWVARHTARVFVPAVDVVSGVGNDRARAHSSTSLRFHNLGVVISNLGVFDYDDQGRMRVRSLHPGVGADEVAANTGFELDASAAVTTRLPDDHELELIRTVIDPTTARDREVPG encoded by the coding sequence ATGACGACGACCAGCCGGACGGACGCCACCCGGGCCGAGATCTGCGCGGTGGCCTGCGCCGACGCCTGGCGGGGCGCCGGCGAGGTGCTGGCTCACGCGGTCGGCACGATCCCCGCCGTCGGCGTCCGGCTCGCCCGGCTCACCCACTCCCCCGATCTGGTCCTCTCCGACGGCGAGGCCTTCCTGATGAGCGACCCGCCACCGCTCGGCCGGACCGCCGCCTCGGGCGGGACCATCGAGGGCTGGGTGCCCTTCCGGCGGATCTTCGACATCCTGAGCTCCGGGCGCCGCCACAGCATGATGGGCGCCAGCCAGGTCGACCAGTACGGCAACCAGAACATCTCCGCGATCGGCGACTGGCGGCGACCGGAACGGGCGCTGATCGGGGTCCGCGGCGCGCCCGGCAACACCGTGAACCACCGCACCGACTACTGGGTCGCCAGGCACACCGCCCGCGTCTTCGTCCCGGCCGTGGACGTCGTCTCCGGCGTCGGCAACGACCGCGCGCGGGCACATTCCAGCACCTCGCTGCGGTTCCACAACCTCGGTGTGGTGATCTCGAACCTCGGCGTGTTCGACTACGACGACCAGGGCCGGATGAGGGTCCGCTCCCTGCATCCCGGGGTGGGCGCGGACGAGGTCGCGGCGAACACCGGCTTCGAGCTCGACGCCTCCGCGGCGGTCACCACCCGGCTGCCCGACGACCACGAGCTGGAGCTCATCCGCACCGTCATCGACCCGACCACGGCCCGCGACCGCGAGGTCCCCGGCTGA
- a CDS encoding SDR family NAD(P)-dependent oxidoreductase, with amino-acid sequence MKLTDTAAIVTGGASGLGAATAAALAEKGATVFALDLPSSIEKAPSVTGVQYLGADVTDPAQVTAAVEAAAGEGPPLRTVVNCAGIGPSQRILSKGKSHDIDLFAKIIQINLVGTFAVLSTAARVIATTEPDENGQRGVVVNTASIAAFEGQIGQAAYASSKAGVVGLTIAAARDLAQYGIRVCTIAPGIVETPMLATVSDEFRAGLAASVPFPKRLAQPHEYARLALSIIDQDYLNGEVIRMDGALRMAPR; translated from the coding sequence ATGAAGCTCACCGACACCGCCGCCATCGTCACCGGCGGCGCTTCCGGTCTGGGGGCGGCCACCGCCGCCGCTCTCGCCGAGAAGGGCGCGACCGTCTTCGCGCTCGACCTGCCGTCGTCCATCGAGAAGGCTCCGTCGGTCACCGGCGTCCAGTACCTGGGTGCCGACGTGACGGACCCGGCGCAGGTCACCGCGGCGGTGGAGGCGGCGGCAGGGGAGGGCCCGCCGCTGCGCACGGTGGTCAACTGCGCCGGGATCGGCCCCTCGCAGCGTATCCTCAGCAAGGGCAAGTCGCACGACATCGACCTGTTCGCCAAGATCATCCAGATCAACCTCGTCGGCACGTTCGCGGTGCTCTCCACGGCCGCGCGAGTGATCGCCACCACCGAGCCGGACGAGAACGGCCAGCGCGGGGTCGTGGTCAACACGGCTTCCATCGCGGCGTTCGAGGGCCAGATCGGGCAGGCCGCCTACGCCTCCTCGAAGGCGGGCGTGGTCGGGCTCACCATCGCGGCCGCGCGTGATCTCGCCCAGTACGGAATCCGGGTCTGCACCATCGCTCCGGGAATCGTGGAGACTCCGATGCTGGCCACGGTCTCGGACGAGTTCCGCGCCGGTCTCGCGGCGTCGGTGCCGTTCCCGAAGCGGCTCGCCCAGCCACATGAATACGCGAGGCTGGCGCTGTCGATCATCGACCAGGACTACCTCAACGGCGAGGTGATCCGCATGGACGGCGCACTGAGAATGGCTCCCCGCTGA
- a CDS encoding TetR/AcrR family transcriptional regulator, translating into MRAQPPTRTDLRRQELLAELTTLFLREGFSVFSLAMLAERLHCSKTTLYLVAGSKEQIVVATVRHYFRTAAERIETLVAASDDPVRRLRGYLLGVSAELKPASEAFYADLTAFAPADAVYQENTVHAARRVRELVDEGVAAGVLRPAHAAFVGAAVTQVMTAIQRGDIAAATGLNHADAYRELTDLVLNGLGTGT; encoded by the coding sequence ATGCGGGCACAGCCGCCCACGCGCACCGACCTCCGCCGGCAGGAACTGCTCGCGGAGCTGACGACACTGTTCCTGCGCGAGGGGTTCTCGGTCTTCAGCCTCGCGATGCTCGCCGAACGCCTCCACTGTTCCAAAACCACGCTCTATCTGGTGGCGGGCAGCAAGGAGCAGATCGTCGTCGCCACCGTCCGGCACTACTTCCGCACCGCGGCGGAACGCATCGAGACGCTCGTCGCCGCCTCCGACGATCCGGTGCGAAGGCTGCGCGGCTACCTGCTCGGCGTGAGCGCCGAGCTGAAACCGGCGTCGGAGGCCTTCTACGCCGACCTCACCGCCTTCGCGCCCGCCGACGCGGTCTACCAGGAGAACACCGTCCACGCCGCCCGCCGGGTACGCGAGCTCGTGGACGAAGGTGTGGCCGCCGGGGTCCTGCGCCCGGCCCACGCGGCGTTCGTCGGCGCGGCCGTCACCCAGGTGATGACGGCGATCCAGCGCGGCGACATCGCGGCGGCGACCGGCCTCAACCACGCGGACGCCTACCGCGAGCTGACCGATCTCGTTCTCAACGGCCTGGGCACCGGCACCTGA
- a CDS encoding TetR/AcrR family transcriptional regulator has protein sequence MSATRPEPRTRRRTASEGTGTARRAEILAIAAQLFATRGFPQTTVRDIGDEAGILSGSLYHHFDSKEAMLAEILRDFMESLRTRFAEVVTQDRPPRARLDELVRGSFATIHQQPHAVALYQKESGALAGVPEFRFVSQISLEIEKMWVDVIVAGQQVGDFRTGLDPQLTYRFIRDAVWTSVQWYRPRGRLRHDVVADQYLLLLHGGLLADGTDSA, from the coding sequence GTGAGTGCGACCCGGCCGGAGCCGCGGACCAGGCGTCGCACGGCCTCCGAGGGCACCGGGACCGCCCGGCGCGCGGAGATCCTGGCGATAGCGGCACAGCTCTTCGCGACCCGGGGCTTCCCGCAGACGACGGTGCGCGATATCGGCGACGAGGCCGGAATCCTCTCCGGCAGCCTTTACCACCACTTCGACTCCAAGGAGGCGATGCTGGCGGAAATCCTACGTGACTTCATGGAGAGCCTGCGCACCCGCTTCGCCGAGGTCGTCACCCAGGACCGTCCACCACGGGCCAGGCTCGACGAGCTGGTGCGCGGGAGCTTCGCCACCATCCATCAGCAGCCGCACGCGGTGGCGCTGTACCAGAAGGAGTCCGGCGCGCTCGCCGGCGTGCCGGAGTTCCGTTTCGTGAGCCAGATCAGCCTGGAGATCGAGAAGATGTGGGTCGACGTCATAGTCGCCGGCCAGCAGGTCGGTGATTTCCGTACCGGCCTCGACCCGCAGCTGACCTACCGTTTCATCAGGGACGCGGTCTGGACCTCCGTCCAGTGGTACCGGCCGCGCGGCCGGCTCCGGCACGACGTCGTCGCGGACCAGTACCTGCTGCTTCTCCACGGCGGCCTACTGGCGGACGGCACCGATTCGGCCTGA
- a CDS encoding TIGR03619 family F420-dependent LLM class oxidoreductase — protein sequence MKFDVILPGTSHLPDMYPWARHLSPREIRQMLTVLDTLGFASVSVSEHLGMPDAEVGRLGPYWQDALTVLAFIAAATERIRLDTAVLVLPYHHPLRLAKALATIDVLSGGRLGVSVGVGHAEAEFTALGVPFAERGAIADEILAALDALWTSDPPHHQGKRFAIEGLAIEPRPTQKPRPPIRVGGNSLPALRRAARYDGWQPNPVGFEATGIPPLLDYIRAQPDFAGKEQTFDVNWLKPPAGVEPAGGFTAAGPGERRAYRERLLEAYTEQYPALGITRTSVEQPRGVDSLAEYLDFLRWFAAEIIPAVPGRGAE from the coding sequence ATGAAGTTCGACGTCATCCTGCCGGGCACAAGCCATCTCCCGGACATGTATCCCTGGGCCCGGCACCTCTCCCCACGGGAGATCCGTCAGATGCTGACAGTGCTGGACACTCTCGGATTCGCGAGCGTGTCGGTCTCCGAGCATCTCGGCATGCCGGACGCCGAGGTCGGGCGACTCGGGCCCTACTGGCAGGACGCGCTGACCGTGCTGGCGTTCATCGCCGCCGCGACCGAGCGGATCCGCCTCGACACGGCCGTACTCGTCCTGCCCTATCACCATCCGCTGCGGCTGGCCAAGGCGTTGGCGACCATCGACGTCCTTTCCGGCGGACGGCTCGGCGTGTCGGTCGGGGTCGGCCATGCGGAGGCGGAGTTCACCGCGTTGGGTGTCCCGTTCGCCGAACGGGGTGCCATTGCGGACGAGATCCTCGCGGCGCTCGACGCGCTCTGGACCAGCGATCCGCCCCACCATCAGGGAAAGCGTTTCGCGATCGAGGGGCTCGCGATCGAGCCGAGGCCGACCCAGAAACCGCGCCCGCCGATCCGCGTCGGGGGGAATTCCCTGCCGGCGCTGCGCCGGGCGGCCCGGTACGACGGCTGGCAGCCCAATCCGGTCGGCTTCGAGGCCACCGGGATTCCGCCGCTGCTCGACTACATCCGGGCCCAGCCCGACTTCGCGGGCAAGGAGCAGACCTTCGACGTCAACTGGCTCAAACCGCCGGCCGGCGTCGAACCGGCCGGTGGGTTCACCGCCGCCGGCCCCGGCGAGCGCCGGGCCTACCGCGAGCGGCTCCTCGAGGCGTACACGGAACAGTATCCGGCGCTGGGAATCACGCGAACCTCCGTCGAGCAGCCGCGCGGTGTCGACTCCCTGGCGGAGTACCTCGATTTCCTCCGGTGGTTCGCGGCGGAGATCATTCCCGCCGTGCCGGGGCGCGGCGCTGAGTGA
- a CDS encoding MaoC/PaaZ C-terminal domain-containing protein: MTAGDWRGRSLGERTVGWVDRDVILFALAVGARADQLDLVFEERLRVLPPFALTLAQWAPDQLGAAGAFEVGTTLHGAQRLEVLAPLPTEGELTMAARVGDVWDKGGAAVFEVVVESGYFVATWSLFAPGAGGFGGARGPGRPPAPAVDPEWACDLTVAANAAALYRLLGDRHHIHIDPAAAAAIGQDRPILHGLATLAASTLVVAARTGAHPADLTLLEGRFAGPVIPGETLALRGWTDGGFDVRSQRGPALDAGRALFG, translated from the coding sequence ATGACCGCTGGTGACTGGCGCGGGCGGTCCCTCGGGGAGCGGACGGTCGGGTGGGTCGACCGGGACGTCATCCTGTTCGCGCTGGCCGTCGGTGCCCGCGCCGACCAGCTTGATCTCGTCTTCGAGGAGCGGCTGCGGGTGCTGCCGCCGTTCGCGCTGACGCTGGCCCAGTGGGCACCGGACCAGCTCGGTGCGGCGGGCGCGTTCGAGGTCGGCACGACGCTGCACGGCGCCCAGCGGCTGGAGGTGCTGGCGCCGTTGCCGACGGAGGGAGAGCTGACCATGGCGGCGCGGGTCGGTGACGTGTGGGACAAGGGCGGCGCCGCGGTCTTCGAGGTCGTGGTGGAAAGCGGGTACTTCGTCGCCACCTGGTCCCTGTTCGCGCCCGGGGCGGGCGGTTTCGGGGGCGCGCGCGGCCCAGGCCGGCCCCCGGCGCCGGCCGTTGACCCGGAGTGGGCGTGTGACCTCACCGTCGCCGCCAACGCCGCGGCGCTCTACCGACTGCTGGGGGACCGGCATCACATCCATATCGACCCGGCCGCCGCGGCGGCGATCGGCCAGGACCGGCCGATCCTGCACGGGCTGGCCACTCTCGCCGCGTCGACACTCGTCGTCGCCGCGCGGACCGGGGCACATCCGGCGGATCTCACGCTGCTGGAGGGGCGCTTCGCCGGGCCGGTCATCCCGGGCGAGACGCTGGCGCTGCGTGGTTGGACCGATGGCGGCTTCGACGTCCGGTCACAGCGGGGCCCCGCGCTCGACGCCGGCCGAGCGCTGTTCGGCTGA
- a CDS encoding acyl-CoA dehydrogenase family protein produces the protein MPNRPVVPTAEAAELIRLARDLAERELAPRVVDAERDASFPRDLFRLLGAAGLLSLPYAEKYGGGGQPYEVYLQALEEIGAVWASVGVGVSVHALSCFPLAHFGSEEQRERWLPEMLGGDLLGAYCLSEPHAGSDPAAMRTRAVRDGDDYVINGAKAWTTHGGDADFYTVMARTSDERRGISCFLVPAGTPGLSADPPEHKMGLTGSNTATMRFDAVRVPVERRIGAEGEGLSIALAGLDSGRLGIAAVATGLAQGALDHAVAYAKEREAFGKAIIDHQGLAFLLADMAAAVGSARATTLAAARLRDLGLPFATEASIAKLVATDNAMKVTTDAVQVLGGYGYTRDFPVERYMREAKVMQIFEGTNQIQRMVVGRALAAGRPATVHIAERTPGAAQ, from the coding sequence ATGCCCAATCGTCCGGTCGTGCCCACCGCCGAGGCCGCGGAACTGATCCGTCTCGCCCGCGACCTGGCCGAGCGTGAGCTCGCCCCCCGCGTGGTCGACGCCGAGCGGGACGCCAGCTTCCCCCGGGACCTGTTCCGCCTGCTCGGCGCCGCCGGGCTGCTCAGCCTGCCCTACGCCGAGAAGTACGGCGGCGGTGGTCAGCCGTACGAGGTCTACCTGCAGGCGCTCGAGGAGATCGGCGCCGTCTGGGCGAGCGTCGGGGTCGGCGTGTCGGTGCACGCGCTGTCGTGCTTCCCGCTCGCCCACTTCGGCAGCGAGGAGCAGCGCGAGCGGTGGCTGCCGGAGATGCTCGGCGGCGACCTGCTCGGCGCCTACTGCCTGTCCGAGCCGCACGCCGGCAGCGACCCGGCCGCGATGCGTACCCGTGCCGTCCGTGACGGCGACGACTACGTGATCAACGGCGCCAAGGCCTGGACGACCCACGGCGGCGACGCCGACTTCTACACCGTCATGGCGCGCACCAGCGACGAGCGGCGGGGGATCAGCTGCTTCCTCGTGCCGGCGGGCACGCCGGGCCTGTCCGCCGACCCGCCCGAGCACAAGATGGGCCTGACCGGCTCGAACACGGCCACGATGCGGTTCGACGCGGTGCGGGTGCCCGTCGAGCGCCGGATCGGCGCGGAGGGTGAGGGCCTGTCGATCGCGCTCGCCGGCCTGGACTCGGGTCGCCTGGGCATCGCCGCGGTGGCGACCGGGCTGGCCCAGGGCGCGCTCGACCACGCGGTGGCCTACGCGAAGGAACGGGAGGCCTTCGGCAAGGCGATCATCGACCATCAGGGCCTCGCCTTCCTGCTCGCCGACATGGCCGCGGCCGTCGGCTCCGCGCGGGCGACCACGCTGGCCGCCGCGCGGCTGCGTGACCTGGGCCTGCCGTTCGCCACCGAGGCGAGCATCGCCAAGCTGGTCGCGACGGACAACGCGATGAAGGTGACCACCGACGCGGTCCAGGTCCTCGGCGGCTACGGCTACACCCGCGACTTCCCGGTCGAGCGCTACATGCGGGAAGCCAAGGTGATGCAGATCTTCGAGGGAACGAACCAGATCCAGCGCATGGTGGTCGGCCGCGCGCTCGCGGCCGGTCGCCCCGCCACCGTCCACATCGCCGAACGCACACCCGGAGCCGCGCAATGA